From a single Mycolicibacterium mengxianglii genomic region:
- a CDS encoding alpha/beta hydrolase has product MSTAQREWLDAQLRRARANPGQSVSEMRHGFEKMMNTLPVPDGIRVDEAPIGGRPALRVSSDTGASAGTLLYFHGGSHVVGSPRTALGLTANLVIRSGMSSISLDYRLAPEHPFPADVEDVVAAYRELLEMGQAAESIAFVGDSAGGGLAITGALAARDAGLPMPAALVAFSPGVDATRSGPSMVTKADVDPLLDRAELDRMSSLYVADHDRRNPLLSPAVTADLTGLPPLLVQVGTNEMLLDDARRLAVRASDAEVDVVLDITAKVPHVFQSFTGTLDEADEALDRAALFLRQRVRG; this is encoded by the coding sequence ATGTCGACAGCTCAGCGCGAATGGCTCGACGCGCAGCTGCGTCGCGCCAGAGCCAACCCGGGCCAGTCCGTCAGCGAGATGCGCCACGGCTTCGAGAAGATGATGAATACCCTGCCGGTGCCTGACGGTATCCGTGTGGACGAGGCACCGATCGGGGGACGCCCCGCCCTGCGGGTCAGCTCAGACACCGGAGCCAGTGCCGGAACGCTGCTGTATTTCCACGGCGGGTCACATGTCGTCGGTTCTCCCCGAACGGCGCTGGGGCTCACCGCCAACCTGGTGATCAGGTCCGGCATGTCGAGCATCTCCCTGGATTATCGCCTGGCTCCGGAACACCCCTTTCCCGCCGATGTGGAAGACGTGGTCGCGGCCTACCGTGAACTTCTCGAGATGGGTCAGGCCGCCGAGTCCATTGCCTTCGTGGGCGACTCGGCGGGCGGGGGGTTGGCGATCACGGGCGCGCTCGCGGCGCGTGACGCTGGACTGCCCATGCCGGCGGCGCTCGTCGCGTTCTCCCCGGGCGTGGACGCAACGCGATCCGGCCCAAGCATGGTGACCAAGGCGGACGTGGATCCTTTGCTCGATCGCGCAGAGCTTGACCGCATGAGCAGTTTGTACGTCGCCGATCACGACAGGCGCAACCCGCTACTTAGCCCGGCGGTAACTGCCGATTTGACCGGTCTGCCACCCCTGCTCGTGCAGGTCGGGACCAACGAGATGCTCCTCGACGACGCCCGCCGGCTTGCTGTGCGCGCCTCCGACGCAGAGGTCGACGTCGTGCTGGACATCACCGCAAAGGTGCCGCACGTGTTCCAGTCGTTCACGGGCACCCTCGACGAAGCCGACGAAGCACTCGACCGGGCGGCGCTCTTCCTGCGCCAGCGTGTTCGCGGCTGA
- a CDS encoding tetratricopeptide repeat protein, protein MTRPRPSGGSAASASFVASMAGAVDLSALKQRAQQPPPGAGESAGGPPSGAEVTEANFESDVLVRSNEVPVVVVLWTPRSDASVQLVDLFSGLAAQDGGKWVLATVNVDTASRVAQAFGVQAVPTVVALAAGQPLASFQGMQPPEQLRKWVDSLLSATAGKLSGGADEGEADEVDPALASARESLEAGDFDAAKAAYQSILDGDPAHVEAKGAIRQIDFLTRATTHPQNAVALADAAPGDIDAAFAAADVMVLNQDVTGAFNRLIALVRTTFGDDRTRVRTRLIELFELFDPTDPDVIAGRRNLANALY, encoded by the coding sequence GTGACTCGACCGCGTCCTTCGGGAGGCTCAGCCGCCTCTGCCTCATTCGTCGCCTCGATGGCCGGAGCCGTCGACCTCTCGGCGCTCAAACAGCGTGCGCAGCAGCCACCGCCGGGTGCCGGCGAGAGTGCAGGCGGCCCGCCGTCCGGCGCCGAGGTCACCGAAGCCAATTTCGAATCCGACGTGCTCGTACGGTCCAACGAGGTCCCCGTCGTCGTCGTGTTGTGGACGCCGCGCAGTGACGCCTCGGTGCAGCTGGTGGACCTGTTCTCCGGGCTGGCAGCCCAAGACGGTGGCAAGTGGGTGCTGGCCACGGTCAACGTGGACACCGCGTCCCGCGTGGCACAGGCCTTCGGGGTGCAGGCCGTACCGACGGTGGTGGCACTGGCCGCCGGACAGCCGCTGGCCAGCTTCCAGGGCATGCAACCACCCGAGCAACTACGCAAATGGGTCGACTCGTTGCTGAGCGCCACCGCGGGCAAGCTCAGCGGCGGCGCCGACGAGGGCGAGGCCGACGAGGTGGACCCGGCGCTGGCATCGGCGCGCGAAAGTCTCGAGGCCGGCGACTTCGACGCAGCCAAGGCCGCCTATCAGTCGATCCTGGACGGTGACCCGGCTCACGTCGAAGCCAAGGGCGCGATCCGTCAGATCGACTTCCTTACCCGCGCCACCACCCATCCCCAGAACGCCGTCGCACTTGCCGACGCCGCACCCGGAGACATCGACGCAGCGTTCGCCGCCGCCGACGTGATGGTGCTCAATCAGGACGTGACCGGCGCCTTCAACCGGCTGATCGCCCTGGTGCGCACCACCTTCGGTGATGACCGCACGCGGGTGCGCACCAGGTTGATCGAGCTGTTCGAGCTGTTCGATCCCACCGATCCCGACGTCATCGCCGGGCGGCGGAATCTGGCCAACGCGCTGTACTGA
- a CDS encoding adenylate/guanylate cyclase domain-containing protein, protein MTAKQTMAQRLGRMLEALTRQSGRIPNVPEYGSWLLGRVAETQARRRVRIQLILTLFVVVANLIGIGVATLVVMVAFPQPSVFDSRVRWITFGVAPAYIVSAVIVGVFWATRRVINNVRWAIEETPPTAADQRNTFFAPWRLTRVLLALWGAGTVLLTTLFGLEDTSYIPKFLLGISFSGIVVSACCYLVTEFALRPVAAQALEAGPPPERFAPGIMGRTMLVWALGSGVPVLGILLAAIITLTLHNVTPTQFVVAVIILAVFALVFGFTLMWILSWLTATPVRMVRAALNQVETGNLNTNLVVFDGTELGQLQRGFNTMVAGLRERERVRDLFGRHVGREVAAAAERERPKLGGEERHAAVIFVDIIGSTQLVTGRPAAEVVKLLNRFFAVIVDEVDLHKGLVNKFEGDACLAVFGAPNRLDCPEDAALAAARTIARRLDAEIPECQAGIGVAAGQVVAGNVGARQRFEYTVIGGPVNEAARLCELAKAAPGRLLASSDTIAGATETESAHWTLGDIVRLRGHEEPTRLASPVSA, encoded by the coding sequence ATGACTGCCAAGCAGACGATGGCTCAGCGACTCGGCCGGATGTTGGAAGCGCTGACCCGCCAGAGCGGTCGGATACCGAACGTCCCCGAGTACGGCTCCTGGCTGCTCGGCCGGGTCGCTGAGACGCAGGCCCGCCGGCGGGTCCGTATCCAGCTGATCCTGACGCTGTTCGTGGTCGTTGCGAACCTGATCGGCATCGGCGTCGCCACGCTGGTGGTCATGGTGGCCTTCCCGCAGCCGAGTGTCTTCGACTCGCGGGTCCGCTGGATCACCTTCGGGGTAGCGCCGGCTTACATCGTCAGCGCCGTGATAGTCGGTGTGTTCTGGGCCACCAGACGGGTGATCAACAACGTCCGCTGGGCCATCGAGGAGACGCCCCCCACCGCCGCCGACCAACGCAACACCTTTTTCGCTCCGTGGCGGCTGACCCGGGTGCTGCTCGCGCTGTGGGGTGCCGGCACTGTCCTGCTCACCACACTCTTCGGTCTCGAAGACACCAGCTATATCCCGAAGTTCTTGCTGGGCATCAGTTTCAGCGGCATCGTCGTCTCGGCGTGCTGCTATCTGGTCACGGAATTCGCGCTGCGTCCGGTGGCCGCGCAGGCACTGGAAGCCGGACCACCCCCGGAGCGCTTCGCCCCCGGCATCATGGGCCGCACGATGCTGGTGTGGGCGTTGGGTTCCGGTGTGCCGGTGCTGGGCATCCTGCTGGCCGCCATCATCACCCTCACGCTGCACAATGTGACACCGACACAGTTCGTCGTCGCGGTCATCATCCTGGCCGTGTTCGCACTGGTCTTCGGCTTCACACTGATGTGGATTCTGTCGTGGCTGACCGCAACACCGGTGCGGATGGTGCGCGCAGCCCTGAACCAAGTGGAGACGGGCAATCTCAACACCAACCTGGTGGTGTTCGACGGGACCGAACTGGGCCAGCTGCAACGCGGTTTCAACACCATGGTGGCCGGGCTGCGCGAACGCGAGCGAGTCCGGGACCTGTTCGGACGGCATGTCGGTCGTGAAGTCGCCGCCGCGGCCGAACGGGAGCGCCCGAAACTCGGTGGCGAGGAACGGCACGCCGCCGTGATCTTCGTCGACATCATCGGGTCCACTCAGCTCGTCACGGGCCGCCCCGCAGCGGAGGTGGTCAAGCTGCTGAACCGGTTCTTCGCCGTGATCGTCGACGAGGTGGACCTACACAAGGGGCTGGTCAACAAATTCGAGGGCGACGCCTGCCTGGCGGTGTTCGGTGCGCCCAACCGGCTCGACTGCCCCGAGGACGCCGCGTTGGCCGCCGCGCGCACGATCGCCCGCCGCTTGGACGCGGAGATCCCGGAGTGCCAGGCCGGCATCGGGGTGGCCGCCGGTCAGGTGGTGGCCGGCAACGTCGGCGCGCGCCAGCGGTTCGAGTACACCGTGATCGGCGGGCCGGTCAACGAGGCCGCGCGGTTGTGCGAGTTGGCCAAGGCTGCCCCCGGTCGGCTCTTGGCGTCGTCGGACACCATCGCCGGCGCCACCGAAACAGAAAGCGCGCATTGGACACTCGGAGATATCGTGAGGCTGCGCGGACACGAAGAACCCACGCGGTTGGCATCACCGGTGTCTGCCTGA
- a CDS encoding DUF3817 domain-containing protein: MAAMTSAYDLRSTAGRFRLVALLEAVSWAGLLVGMYFKYLGSPRTEIGVKVFGPVHGGVFVAFLVAALLAGIAYKWGAVTWLLALLGSIVPLGSVIFLIWADKTGRLGSVGGASADRAPAQAGGPGRPATETT; the protein is encoded by the coding sequence ATGGCTGCCATGACGAGCGCGTACGATCTGCGGTCCACAGCGGGCCGGTTCCGGTTGGTGGCACTGCTGGAAGCGGTCAGCTGGGCGGGTCTGCTGGTGGGGATGTACTTCAAGTACCTCGGGTCACCACGCACCGAGATCGGGGTGAAGGTGTTCGGGCCCGTGCACGGCGGGGTCTTCGTCGCCTTCCTGGTCGCCGCTCTGCTTGCCGGGATCGCCTACAAGTGGGGCGCCGTGACATGGTTGCTGGCGTTGCTGGGAAGCATTGTCCCGCTCGGCAGTGTGATTTTCCTCATATGGGCGGACAAGACCGGCCGGCTGGGCTCCGTGGGCGGCGCATCGGCCGACCGTGCACCCGCCCAGGCCGGCGGCCCGGGCCGCCCCGCCACCGAGACGACGTGA
- the mce gene encoding methylmalonyl-CoA epimerase, with amino-acid sequence MTTEQVDARSAVASTVSSQLVTAIDHVGIAVPDLAEAKKWYYDHLGMIVLHEEVNEEQGIVEAMLSVRGAPAGSPQLQLMAPIDDSSTIAKFLDKRGPGLQQLAYRTSDIDALSERLREQGVRLLYDVPRRGTSNSRINFIHPKDGGGVLIELVEPAADAH; translated from the coding sequence ATGACCACTGAGCAGGTAGACGCCCGTTCCGCGGTGGCCAGCACTGTGTCCTCTCAGCTGGTCACCGCAATCGACCACGTCGGCATCGCAGTCCCCGATCTCGCCGAGGCCAAGAAGTGGTATTACGACCACCTCGGCATGATCGTCCTCCACGAGGAGGTCAACGAGGAGCAGGGCATCGTCGAGGCCATGCTGTCGGTGCGCGGCGCCCCCGCGGGCAGCCCCCAGCTCCAGCTGATGGCGCCCATCGACGACTCGTCGACCATCGCGAAGTTCCTCGACAAGCGGGGTCCCGGGCTGCAGCAGCTCGCCTACCGAACCAGCGACATCGACGCCCTCTCCGAGAGGCTGCGCGAGCAGGGTGTGCGGCTGCTCTACGACGTCCCCCGGCGCGGTACGTCGAATTCGCGCATCAACTTCATCCATCCCAAAGACGGTGGCGGTGTGCTCATCGAGCTCGTCGAACCGGCGGCCGACGCGCACTGA
- the glgB gene encoding 1,4-alpha-glucan branching protein GlgB, translating into MTRTELASKHLAPEPSDLQRLVSGTHHDPHGVLGAHEYADHTVIRAFRPHATDVVAIIGGVRYPLQHIDSGLFAVALPFTKLIDYRLEVSYQAADGGIDTHVVADAYRFLPTLGEVDLHLFSEGRHERLWEVLGAHRRSFTTADGTVDGVSFAVWAPNAKGVSLVGDFNHWDGTQCPMRVLGSTGVWELFWPDFPVDGLYKFRIHGADGSVTDRADPMAFATEIPPQTASRVYTSDYTWSDEDWMTKRASVNPVFEPMSTYEVHLGSWRPGATYRELAEQLTDYLVEQGFTHVEMLPVAEHPFGGSWGYQVTSYYAPSSRFGSPDDFRYLVDRLHQAGIGVIVDWVPAHFPKDAWALGRFDGTPLYEHGDPRRGEQLDWGTYVFDFGRSEVRNFLVANALYWLQEYHIDGLRVDAVASMLYLDYSRPEGGWSPNIYGGRENLEAVQFLQEMNATVHKLTPGIVTIAEESTSWPGVTRPTNLGGLGFSMKWNMGWMNDTLAFMARDPIYRSYHHHEMTFSMLYAFSENYVLPISHDEVVHGKGTLWGRMPGSDHVKAAGVRSLLAYQWSHPGKQLLFMGQEFGQRAEWSEERGVDWFQLDEHSFSTGIQNLVHDLNTIYRDSPVLWSQDTQPEGYSWIDANDSGNNVLSFLRFGKDGSTMACIFNFSGAEHSHYQLGLPYAGRWREVLNTDATVYNGGGAGNMGGVEATSEPWHGRPASAVLVLPPNSALWLMPEEPTE; encoded by the coding sequence ATGACTCGTACCGAACTAGCCAGTAAGCACCTCGCCCCGGAGCCGTCGGATCTGCAGCGACTGGTGTCGGGCACCCACCACGATCCGCACGGGGTGCTGGGCGCGCACGAATACGCCGACCACACGGTGATCCGGGCTTTCCGCCCCCACGCCACTGATGTCGTGGCCATCATCGGTGGTGTCCGATACCCGTTGCAGCACATCGACTCCGGGCTGTTCGCGGTGGCGCTGCCGTTCACCAAGCTGATCGACTACCGCCTGGAGGTGAGTTACCAGGCCGCCGACGGCGGGATCGACACCCACGTGGTCGCCGACGCCTACCGCTTCCTGCCGACCCTGGGCGAAGTTGATCTGCACTTGTTCTCCGAGGGCCGCCATGAGCGGTTGTGGGAGGTGCTCGGCGCGCACCGCCGGTCGTTCACCACCGCCGACGGCACGGTGGACGGTGTGTCCTTCGCAGTGTGGGCGCCGAACGCCAAAGGGGTGAGCCTGGTAGGTGACTTCAACCATTGGGACGGCACCCAGTGCCCCATGCGCGTGCTCGGTTCCACTGGTGTGTGGGAACTGTTCTGGCCGGACTTCCCCGTTGACGGGCTGTACAAGTTCCGCATCCACGGCGCCGACGGCAGCGTCACAGACCGGGCCGATCCGATGGCGTTTGCCACCGAGATCCCACCGCAGACCGCCTCCCGCGTCTACACCAGCGACTACACCTGGTCCGATGAGGACTGGATGACCAAGCGGGCGTCGGTGAACCCGGTGTTCGAGCCCATGAGTACCTACGAGGTGCACCTGGGCTCCTGGCGGCCCGGTGCGACGTACCGCGAACTCGCCGAACAGCTCACCGATTATCTGGTCGAGCAGGGGTTCACCCACGTCGAAATGCTGCCGGTGGCCGAGCATCCGTTCGGCGGCTCCTGGGGCTATCAGGTGACGTCGTACTACGCACCGTCCTCGCGGTTCGGCAGCCCCGACGACTTCCGGTATCTGGTCGACCGGTTGCACCAGGCCGGCATCGGCGTGATCGTCGACTGGGTGCCTGCGCACTTCCCCAAGGACGCCTGGGCGCTGGGCAGGTTCGACGGCACACCGCTCTACGAGCACGGAGATCCGCGGCGCGGTGAGCAATTAGACTGGGGCACTTACGTTTTCGACTTCGGACGCTCCGAGGTCCGCAACTTCCTGGTGGCCAACGCGCTGTACTGGCTGCAGGAATACCACATCGACGGACTGCGGGTGGATGCCGTGGCGTCGATGCTGTATCTGGACTACTCGCGACCCGAAGGCGGCTGGTCGCCGAACATCTACGGCGGCCGGGAGAACCTCGAGGCGGTGCAGTTCCTGCAGGAGATGAACGCCACCGTGCACAAGTTGACCCCGGGCATTGTCACCATCGCCGAGGAGTCGACGTCCTGGCCGGGCGTGACTCGACCGACGAACCTTGGCGGCCTCGGGTTCTCGATGAAGTGGAACATGGGGTGGATGAACGACACGCTCGCGTTCATGGCCCGCGATCCGATCTACCGCAGCTACCACCACCACGAGATGACGTTCTCGATGCTGTACGCGTTCAGCGAGAACTACGTTCTGCCGATCAGCCACGATGAAGTGGTTCACGGCAAGGGCACGCTGTGGGGTCGCATGCCGGGCAGTGACCACGTCAAAGCCGCCGGCGTGCGCAGCTTGCTCGCCTACCAGTGGTCCCACCCCGGCAAGCAACTTCTGTTCATGGGACAGGAGTTCGGACAGCGCGCCGAATGGTCCGAGGAACGGGGTGTCGACTGGTTCCAGCTCGACGAGCACAGCTTCTCGACGGGTATCCAGAACCTGGTCCACGATCTCAACACCATCTACCGTGACAGCCCCGTGCTGTGGAGTCAGGACACGCAGCCGGAAGGCTATTCGTGGATCGACGCCAACGACTCGGGCAACAACGTATTGAGCTTCCTGCGGTTCGGCAAGGACGGCTCGACGATGGCGTGCATCTTCAACTTCTCCGGCGCCGAGCACAGCCATTATCAACTGGGACTGCCCTATGCCGGCCGCTGGCGCGAGGTCCTCAACACCGACGCCACCGTCTACAACGGCGGCGGCGCGGGCAATATGGGCGGCGTGGAGGCCACCAGCGAGCCCTGGCACGGTCGGCCCGCCTCCGCGGTGCTGGTGCTCCCGCCGAACTCAGCGCTGTGGCTGATGCCCGAGGAGCCGACCGAGTAA
- a CDS encoding MarR family winged helix-turn-helix transcriptional regulator, giving the protein MADNASAYSTDLDTLFNELVRAETRLYNAVAERMKAHAGVGAGHFELLRYVRDHPGSRVADLASAFAIGVGTTSKIADRLETEGWLERRPNPTNRRSSLLVLTNAGQSTVSRAEPVWQAALQQILGEGALSPGELVALSKALATLRWDLERRREGLPTG; this is encoded by the coding sequence ATGGCAGATAATGCATCGGCATATTCTACTGACCTCGACACGCTGTTCAACGAACTCGTCCGCGCGGAGACTCGTCTCTACAACGCAGTTGCCGAGCGCATGAAGGCGCACGCCGGTGTAGGAGCCGGACACTTCGAGTTGCTGCGCTACGTCCGCGACCACCCAGGCTCGCGGGTCGCAGATCTGGCCTCGGCTTTCGCGATCGGAGTCGGGACTACCAGCAAGATCGCCGACCGCCTAGAAACGGAAGGGTGGTTGGAACGCCGCCCGAACCCGACAAACCGGCGGTCGTCCCTGCTCGTGCTGACCAACGCGGGCCAGTCGACCGTGTCACGGGCAGAGCCCGTCTGGCAGGCCGCACTTCAGCAGATCCTCGGCGAAGGAGCGCTCAGCCCGGGAGAGCTGGTGGCCCTGTCGAAAGCCCTCGCCACTCTGCGCTGGGACCTAGAGCGACGCCGCGAGGGGCTTCCGACAGGATGA
- a CDS encoding acetyl-CoA C-acetyltransferase, whose protein sequence is MTTSVIVAGARTPIGKLSGALKDFSGSDLGAIAIKGALDKAGVAPSAVEYVIMGQVLTAGAGQMPARQAAVAAGIGWDVPALTINKMCLSGIDAIALADQLIRAGEFDVVVAGGQESMTKAPHLLMDSRAGYKYGDVTVRDHLAYDGLHDVFTDQPMGALTEQRNDVDRFTRLEQDEFAAGSHQRAAAAWKDGVFTDEVVPVSIPQRKGDPIEFTEDEGIRANTTADSLGGLRPAFRKDGTITAGSSSQISDGACAVVVMSKAKAEELGLEWLCEIGAHGVVAGPDSTLQSQPANAIKKAIAREGISVDQLDVIEINEAFAAVSLASAKELGISLDKVNTSGGAIAVGHPIGMSGARITLHAALELKRNGGQYAVAALCGAGGQGDALILRAG, encoded by the coding sequence ATGACGACGTCGGTGATAGTTGCTGGAGCCCGTACTCCGATCGGCAAACTGTCTGGCGCGTTGAAGGATTTCTCGGGCTCGGACCTCGGCGCCATTGCGATCAAGGGCGCCCTGGACAAGGCCGGCGTCGCGCCGTCGGCAGTGGAGTACGTGATCATGGGACAGGTCCTGACCGCCGGCGCCGGCCAGATGCCCGCCCGCCAGGCGGCCGTGGCCGCGGGGATCGGGTGGGACGTGCCTGCGCTGACCATCAACAAGATGTGCCTGTCCGGCATCGATGCCATTGCCCTCGCTGACCAGCTGATTCGGGCGGGTGAGTTCGATGTCGTGGTAGCCGGTGGGCAGGAGTCGATGACCAAGGCCCCGCACCTGCTGATGGACAGTCGGGCCGGTTACAAATACGGCGACGTCACGGTGCGCGACCACCTGGCCTACGACGGTCTGCATGACGTCTTCACCGATCAGCCGATGGGCGCACTGACCGAGCAGCGCAATGATGTGGATCGATTCACCCGCCTTGAGCAGGACGAATTTGCTGCCGGTTCGCATCAGCGCGCCGCGGCGGCCTGGAAGGACGGCGTTTTCACCGACGAAGTGGTTCCGGTCTCGATCCCGCAACGCAAGGGCGATCCGATCGAGTTCACCGAGGACGAGGGCATCCGGGCCAACACCACCGCCGATTCGCTGGGGGGTTTGCGGCCGGCATTCCGCAAGGACGGCACCATCACCGCCGGTTCGTCGTCGCAGATCTCCGACGGCGCTTGCGCAGTCGTGGTGATGAGCAAGGCCAAGGCGGAGGAGCTGGGGCTGGAGTGGCTGTGCGAGATCGGTGCCCACGGCGTGGTCGCCGGCCCCGACTCCACGCTGCAGAGCCAGCCGGCGAACGCCATCAAGAAGGCGATCGCGCGCGAAGGTATTTCGGTGGACCAGCTCGACGTGATCGAGATCAACGAGGCTTTCGCCGCGGTCTCGCTGGCGTCGGCCAAAGAGCTCGGAATCAGCCTGGACAAGGTCAACACCAGCGGTGGGGCCATCGCCGTGGGGCACCCGATCGGGATGTCCGGGGCCCGGATCACCTTGCACGCGGCGCTGGAGCTCAAGCGCAACGGCGGCCAGTACGCCGTGGCGGCACTGTGTGGCGCCGGCGGCCAGGGTGATGCGCTGATCCTGCGTGCCGGCTGA
- the nucS gene encoding endonuclease NucS: MRLVIAQCTVNYVGRLTAHLPSARRLLLVKADGSVSVHADDRAYKPLNWMSPPCWLTEDDDGDRPVWVVENKAGEQLRITLEEIEHDSSHELGVDPGLVKDGVEAHLQALLAEHVELLGAGYTLVRREYMTAIGPVDLLCRDEQGRSVAVEIKRRGEIDGVEQLTRYLELLNRDSLIAPVAGVFAAQQIKPQARTLATDRGIRCLTLDYDQMRGMDSDEYRLF, encoded by the coding sequence GTGCGTCTTGTCATTGCCCAGTGCACCGTGAACTACGTCGGCCGTCTGACCGCGCATCTGCCGTCGGCGCGGCGGTTACTGCTCGTCAAAGCCGACGGCTCGGTCAGCGTGCATGCTGACGACCGCGCCTACAAACCGCTGAACTGGATGAGCCCGCCGTGCTGGCTGACCGAGGACGACGACGGCGACCGTCCGGTCTGGGTGGTCGAGAACAAAGCCGGGGAGCAGCTGCGGATCACTCTCGAAGAGATCGAGCACGATTCCAGCCATGAGCTCGGCGTGGACCCCGGCCTGGTCAAAGACGGTGTCGAGGCGCACCTGCAAGCACTGCTCGCCGAGCATGTCGAGCTGCTCGGCGCGGGCTACACCCTGGTGCGGCGCGAGTACATGACGGCCATCGGTCCGGTGGACCTGCTGTGCCGGGACGAGCAGGGCCGATCAGTGGCGGTGGAGATCAAGCGACGGGGTGAGATCGACGGTGTGGAACAACTGACCCGTTACCTTGAACTGCTCAACCGCGACTCTCTGATTGCCCCGGTTGCCGGGGTGTTCGCCGCCCAGCAGATCAAACCGCAGGCGCGTACGCTGGCCACCGACCGCGGGATTCGTTGTCTCACTTTGGATTACGACCAGATGCGCGGCATGGACAGTGACGAGTACCGGCTGTTCTGA
- a CDS encoding amidohydrolase, with translation MSASPDLIVTNARVYTCDPAAAWAEAIAVSDGSITAVGTATEIAELATAGTEVVDAGGRMVMPGLVDVHTHLVWGGTQMVWELTVQPDDTLDEVLAKVGARARAMPDGEWMVGGILGSPLMDHVAAGGYLDALDAAAEGRPVLLRDDSYHNRWANSKALELMGIDQATLDPPDGTIGRDRDRHLTGVLQESAAALAERVAAASIGDLVQRNLVAIRAAVEYVNSFGVTSVQDAATLEPWLRAMRDLDDEGALTLWVVASLPARPFFSEGITGEELYAAAPGYRRHQIRPNFVKFFLDGVPMTRTSALLEPYICHGPHEDLADTGPLLWTDEELVAALDRCVAAGLGAKFHATGDRSVRQALDAIEIMRERYGSAPIFHSAHAEFIAPSDLPRFTDLGVVADASPFIWFPTPFEESIVNQVPSSIVDRSWPFRELIDHGALLAAGSDWPNVPTPNPWIAMEAMITRANPDPRIAGQVNPSGAITLVEAIAAFTSNSARAMGMADTVGAITPGRSADFIVLNHNLFDVDTDAIHTTEVLQTYFRGRRVHGSEL, from the coding sequence GTGAGCGCGTCACCCGACCTGATCGTGACCAATGCCCGCGTGTACACCTGTGATCCCGCGGCTGCCTGGGCGGAGGCGATCGCCGTGTCGGACGGATCGATCACCGCGGTGGGTACCGCGACCGAGATCGCCGAGCTCGCCACCGCCGGGACTGAGGTCGTCGATGCGGGCGGTCGCATGGTGATGCCCGGCCTCGTCGACGTCCACACCCATCTCGTGTGGGGCGGGACGCAGATGGTGTGGGAGTTGACGGTGCAACCCGACGACACCCTCGACGAGGTGCTCGCCAAGGTCGGTGCTCGGGCGCGGGCCATGCCCGACGGTGAGTGGATGGTCGGCGGCATCCTCGGCAGTCCGTTGATGGATCACGTCGCAGCGGGTGGATACCTCGACGCCCTGGATGCCGCCGCCGAGGGCCGACCGGTGTTGCTGCGCGACGACTCCTACCACAACCGCTGGGCGAACTCGAAGGCACTCGAGCTGATGGGCATAGACCAGGCGACTCTCGACCCGCCCGACGGCACCATCGGTCGAGATCGTGATCGCCACCTGACCGGCGTACTCCAGGAATCGGCGGCCGCGCTGGCCGAGCGCGTCGCTGCCGCGTCGATCGGTGATCTGGTGCAGCGGAACCTGGTGGCAATACGCGCCGCGGTCGAGTACGTCAATTCGTTCGGGGTCACGTCAGTTCAGGACGCCGCGACACTGGAGCCGTGGCTGCGTGCCATGCGGGACCTCGACGACGAAGGCGCGCTGACGCTGTGGGTGGTCGCCTCGCTTCCCGCCCGGCCATTCTTTAGCGAGGGCATTACCGGCGAGGAGCTCTACGCCGCCGCTCCGGGATACCGGCGCCACCAGATCCGCCCGAACTTCGTCAAGTTCTTCCTCGACGGGGTTCCGATGACGCGGACGTCGGCTTTGCTGGAACCTTACATCTGCCACGGGCCACACGAGGATCTGGCCGACACCGGGCCCTTGCTGTGGACCGACGAGGAACTGGTGGCCGCCCTGGACCGGTGCGTCGCCGCCGGACTCGGCGCCAAATTCCACGCCACCGGAGATCGATCCGTCCGTCAGGCGCTCGACGCCATCGAGATCATGCGCGAGCGGTACGGCAGTGCACCCATCTTCCACAGCGCCCACGCGGAGTTCATTGCGCCGTCGGACTTGCCGCGTTTCACCGATCTCGGGGTGGTCGCCGACGCCTCGCCCTTCATCTGGTTCCCCACCCCGTTCGAGGAGAGCATCGTCAACCAGGTTCCCTCGTCCATCGTCGATCGATCGTGGCCGTTCCGTGAGCTCATCGACCACGGCGCCCTGCTGGCAGCCGGCTCCGACTGGCCGAACGTCCCGACGCCCAATCCGTGGATCGCCATGGAGGCCATGATCACCCGGGCCAATCCCGATCCCCGGATCGCCGGCCAGGTCAACCCGTCGGGAGCGATCACGCTGGTCGAGGCGATCGCCGCCTTCACCAGCAACAGCGCCCGCGCCATGGGCATGGCCGACACCGTGGGTGCGATCACGCCGGGACGCTCCGCCGACTTCATCGTGTTGAACCACAACCTGTTCGACGTCGACACCGACGCGATACACACCACGGAGGTGCTCCAGACCTACTTCCGGGGACGACGGGTCCACGGATCGGAGCTGTGA